CCTCCTGAGTAAAATAGTCATACGGCATTCAGAAGGAAGGCGGAACATTACAGAACGTATGGATACAACGCCGTGTAGCTTTGAGATCGCATCGTGTCAGCCATGTAAGTTGCTTGTCAATAGAAAGCGACAACGCTCATATCAATTGTAAAATGAAAGGGCACTAACTGAATTAGCCGAAGCACATTACATTTTCACAAAATCATAATCATAACATGACCTCCACTCGTACCTTTTTCAGAACACCAGCCATGATTTGGGGCGCAATGGATTCTGGGTCACTTCTGTCGAATAAAAATGACGTCAACAAGTCCTCgtttttttcaaaataaaagctcaACATGTTTGATAGTAAGTGGACATGAGTCCTCTTATTCAGTAGCCTAAATGCATGTTATTAACTAACGTCTCCTACAATACAAGTTCAATGATTAGATTGGAAAAATAAGTATTGCAAATGAAGTGGGTACACTACACATACTAGCAATATCAAAAAAATAATGCATTAAGCCAgacagcctgtctatactgtatGGATCCTATAGTAAATTCAATCATATTATGATAAACTGTGTTTAGTGTGATAGTGAAGCACTGCATGTGACAGCGTGACAGGCATTCTCAGAGCGTGTGGGGCTGATATTACAAGCAGGTCTAAAAATATCCCATTACTCCTGCAAACACCAATGTAAAATTTATTTGGCTGCCAACAAACCTCCGGAGACTGGGACTTTCACTGAAGATTTTACAGATaagactggagttgcccattcATTGGGATATTTGATAGTGACGAAGGTGCTTTAAAACCTCTCAATTTGTCATTGCAATGTCATTCCTGTCTGTATGCCTATAGTTTAGGAATGTGTCTGTTGATCTATGCGGACTGCAGTGACATGAGTATTGAGGTCCATGGTGTTTCTATTTTATTTCTCTGTAGGAATGGAGGACGTCGATAGATGTGAGGAGGAGCTTATTGAGTATGCCATTCGAGAGAGTATTCGAGATGTATCAATAGACAGGTATTCAGAAAATGGAGAGGATTTACATGAATGTATTATTCGCACATCCCGCAAAAAGTTTGTCACCTCTCCCTGACTTAGTTTACCCATATCTCAACAGCATACCAACAGTCAGTGGTGACTATCTGAGGATAGTGACTGCCATCGAGCAAGGTAGGACTACCCCTCACCGACCGTGCCTTTCAAACTGCCTTAGCCCAACTCTTGCTCTTAAgccattaaccctaaccctagctttatgtccacatcagggttcaaacctaaccctagccataacgCTAGCCATAACCCTAATGTAGGGTTCTGTGTTGTGTCTCTCCCTAGGTGATGTGTGTACCCTGCAGGAGCTGTCTGGGTTGCAGGCTTTCACAGAGAGGGACAGCAGAGGGTGGCTTCCCCTACACAGAGCCGCTGTGCAGTCCCAGGGAGAGGTCTTGGATCAGGTCCTGCTGGGTGAGAGGACCACATACCACCAGCAGTACCTCACAACTAGTACCTTAAATATCAGTAGCCACTTACAGTACTGCTTCTATAACACTCTGCTACTGGGATATACTAATGAAGCACCTAAGACATGTGTTTAATTCCCattacttttgtgtgtgtgtgaccctgcaGCTTCCTGTGATGTGACTGTGGATGATGTGACTGCAGACGGTGACACAGCGTTGATTCTGGCTGCTCAGGAGGGTCTGCTGGAGAACGTCAGGACTCTACTGCAGCATGGAGCGTCTCCACACAAAACCAACAGCCTGAACGAGTCCCCACTGCTGctcggtaacacacacacacacacacacacacacacacacacacacacacacacacacacacacacacacacacacacacacacacacacacacagtactgtatTCAAGCACTGTTCTGTGTTGTCAATCAAGCATGCATGTGCTGTTTTGTtatgtgttgtcctgtgttgatGTGTGTTAGCGGTGAGACAGGGATCATATGACATGGTGTCCACTCTGATCATTTGTGGGGCCTTCGTGGAACAGGTGTGTCTGAAGAAGTGGATGGCCATTCACGAGGCAGCCAAGGTGAGATCAAGTTACGCCTGTAGTCTTGTTTATATTTCTTCTTCAGCCATCTCTCCTATCATCCAGGTGCTGGAAtgccattaaaaaaaacaatattaacaatattttttatatacTCCTTATAAAGTGTGGGTTATCTTGCCAGGTGGGCTGCAGTGCCATCCTGGTGCTTCTGCTGAGACATGGGGCCAAGGTGACAGCTGTAGATGGGCACAATGTCACCCCGCTGGGCATCGCAGCAGAGTACGCCCACGTGGAGGTCCTGGATATACTCATAAAGAACGGTACGAGCCAATCAGAGGCCTTAGATTTTCCTTGATGAATAATGTAAACATTTTACATTCATTGTCATACCGAAAGGAAAATTAACATTGTCGAAGAATAACCAAAAATACAATTACAAGGAACTGAAAAATAGTTGAATGTAAATATCCGTTCCATTCAAAAATGGTTGGCTTGAACAGAAGTCTACACAGGACTAGAGTAGGGTTAATCGTCCTCCTTTCCCACCAGGTGGCGACGTGAACGCCCAGGCGTATAACGGAGACAGTGTTCTGTACGATGCAGCCGGCTCAGGGAACCTGGACTGCATATACCTCCTCCTGCAAGCTGGAGCCAACCCTAACATAGCCAGTCTGGCCTGCCAGCTGCCCATACACAGAGCTGCCTATGAGGGACACATCCTGTGAGTGGCCGACTCTTACTACgcggtcctctgtagctcagctggtagagcatgTGGGTTTCGATTCCCAGGATGTAAACTATCCCGTATGTAAAAATGTATTCACATACGACTGTAAATTGCTTTGTatgaaagtgtctgctaaatggcatatattactaACAGTCTAGAACAAGAATGTTGAGAACAACTACTGGAAAGCATGCCGGTCTTTGTGGAAATCAATTGATCAAGATATGTATTTGGCTAGAGAGTTATCTGATTATCCAGTTCTTAGAAAGCATTGTCCCTGAGGAATGATCCATCCCTGGGTCTAGAAGCAGTTGTTCAGTTCATAGTCCAGACCTTATTTCAACAACATAATCAACAGTGCTGGTATAATCAACAATCTGATCTATGATGTTTTGGTTTGTCCCAGTGCTCTGAGGACCTTCATCCCCATCACAACTAAGAGAGCCATCCGTCTGTCTGGCCAGAGCCCAGTCCACTCGGCAGCAGATGGAGGCCATGTTGACTGTCTGGAGCTGCTCATAGAGAAAGGCTTCGATGTCAATGCTCAGCTGGACACACACATCTCAGGTACAAtccatggacacacacaaaccagGTTGTACAATTGggcacacacatggacacacaatcTCTTTTATAAGGGAGACCTGTCCAAGAGGAAGGTGCTTGTAACTCCAGAGTTGTGAGGTTGATTCCTGTGTGGGCCAATGGGGGCCCCCCTGGAGGTCAAGGCCCCTGGGTACGTTCCCTTCATGCTgtctagactaatttaccaatctaaaaaatgttagctgacatgggctaattgaatgactgacagtgactgacataacaagagaaaaactgccgATGCACAAACACATTTCAAAATGGCacattgtgtattctactattctaatgctcatCCCCGACTGAGTTCCTAGTGGCAGGGGGCCCTAAGAAACcgcttatgtcgcttatgcctgaGGCCAAACCTGCATACAGGCTTCTGATTATACATGTTTTAACTGTAAAATGTTGTGGATAAGAATGAAATGAAATGGATAAGTTGAGCGTGTTGTTAATACTGTGTTACCAGAGAACTACGGGGACATGAGGCGGAGTCCGCTCTACTTCGCCGTATCCAACAGTGATCTCACCTGCACAGAGATGCTGCTGGCTGCCGGCGCCAAAACTGACCTGGACCCGCTACGCTGCTTCCTGGTGGCTGTACGCGCTGGGAGGTATGAGGCCGTGTTTGTATGGGTAACTCAAGACCGTGTTAAGACCTCAAGACTGTGTTAGAACTAAGCCTACAGCAGGTGTTAACTTTGGGATAACGCAAGTCTTTATGTCTCCCTTAGGAAAAGTTATTCCTTGCTTGAGAGTTATTCCTTACTTAATATGTTTCACAAACAACCTCTGCAATACAGTGGCTTGCGGaagtattcactccccttggcatttttcctatttgttgACTTACAACCTGGAATGAAAATAGATTTTTTGTGGGGTTCATATCAATTGatgtacacaacatgcctaccactttgaagatgcaaaatgcTTTTTATtgttaaacaaacaagaaataagacaaaaaaatgaaatcttgagagtgcataactattcaccccccccaaagtcaatactttgtagagccacctgttgcagcaattacagctgcacgtctcttggggtatgtctctataagcttggcacatctagccactgggatttttgcccatttttcaaggcagaactgctccagctccttcgaGTTGGATGAGTTCTGTGGGGGAACAGCAATCTtgaagtcataccacagattctcaattggattgaggcctGGGCTTTGACTGGgcaattccaagacatttaaatgttttccccttaaaccattcaagtgttgctttagcagtatgctta
This Oncorhynchus clarkii lewisi isolate Uvic-CL-2024 chromosome 21, UVic_Ocla_1.0, whole genome shotgun sequence DNA region includes the following protein-coding sequences:
- the LOC139378685 gene encoding ankyrin repeat and SOCS box protein 15-like, with product MEDVDRCEEELIEYAIRESIRDVSIDSIPTVSGDYLRIVTAIEQGDVCTLQELSGLQAFTERDSRGWLPLHRAAVQSQGEVLDQVLLASCDVTVDDVTADGDTALILAAQEGLLENVRTLLQHGASPHKTNSLNESPLLLAVRQGSYDMVSTLIICGAFVEQVCLKKWMAIHEAAKVGCSAILVLLLRHGAKVTAVDGHNVTPLGIAAEYAHVEVLDILIKNGGDVNAQAYNGDSVLYDAAGSGNLDCIYLLLQAGANPNIASLACQLPIHRAAYEGHILALRTFIPITTKRAIRLSGQSPVHSAADGGHVDCLELLIEKGFDVNAQLDTHISENYGDMRRSPLYFAVSNSDLTCTEMLLAAGAKTDLDPLRCFLVAVRAGRYELVHLLLSRGAEVNCYFRMISDTLFPTALQYCLRDHMILRLLLNNGYDVDKCFMCNHGNGQDMDCDSWVDYRNNHRRTLFYNQDCRAPFCEIISLSSVVNLAGSVVRMLLDYIRHPRICPNLLRVLEKQKEWPDICDILDNPRSLQHQCRLVIRRQMTPRRLNDPQVMAAVPFPPSLKHYLTYRENDEYGGLAATHS